In a single window of the Rhodamnia argentea isolate NSW1041297 chromosome 2, ASM2092103v1, whole genome shotgun sequence genome:
- the LOC115756480 gene encoding LOW QUALITY PROTEIN: 9-cis-epoxycarotenoid dioxygenase NCED1, chloroplastic (The sequence of the model RefSeq protein was modified relative to this genomic sequence to represent the inferred CDS: deleted 2 bases in 2 codons), translating to MARIAAATWVNYSSPPFPTKSSSSPSVELGFNGPRKNPGGITCSLRTPPKLLLPKKSSTPQPSTTAVAAPPSTSKPRSEETPAQWNLLQKLASMALDAVENALVSHELEHPLPKTSDPRVQISGNFAPVPEQPVQRSLPVAGQIPDCIRGVYVRNGANPLYQPVAGHHLFDGDGMIHAVHFSDGSASYACRFTKTHRFVQERALGRPIFPKSIGELHGHFGIAKLLLFYARGACGLLDHGHGIGVANAGLVYFNGRLLAMSEDDLPYHVRVSAAGDLDTVGRYDFGGQLDSTMIAHPKLDPVSGELFALSYDVVRKPYLKFFRFSPDGRKSPDVEIPLAEPTMMHDFAITKRFVVIPDQQVVFKLNEMVRGRSPVIYDKVKTPRFGIMDKYASDASGIRWIDVPDCFCFHLWNAWEEPESDEVVVIGSCMTPPDSIFNEQDESLKSILSEIRLNLKTGKSKRRPIIYDGREQVNLEAGMVNRNRLGRKTRFAYLALAEPWPKVSGFAKVDLATGQVRKFMYGEQRYGGEPMFLPREASSGSGGEDDGYVLAFVHDEKEWRSELHIVNAATLELEATVELPSRVPYGFHGTFISAKDLAKQAID from the exons ATGGCTCGAATTGCAGCCGCCACATGGGTCAATTACTCCTCTCCCCCATTCCCAACTaagtcttcttcttcaccttcggTTGAATTGGGCTTCAATGGGCCCAGGAAAAACCCCGGCGGAATCACTTGCTCTCTCCGAACGCCCCCCAAACTCCTCCTCCCCAAGAAATCTTCGACACCCCAACCGTCGACGACCGCCGTTGCCGCTCCTCCCTCCACTTCGAAGCCTCGTAGCGAAGAAACTCCGGCACAATGGAACTTGTTACAGAAACTCGCGTCCATGGCCTTAGACGCCGTTGAGAACGCCCTCGTCTCCCATGAGCTCGAGCACCCGCTCCCCAAGACGTCCGACCCGCGGGTCCAAATCTCCGGCAACTTCGCTCCCGTGCCCGAGCAGCCCGTCCAACGCTCGCTCCCTGTGGCCGGACAGATCCCTGATTGCATCCGAGGCGTGTACGTGCGGAACGGGGCCAACCCGCTCTATCAGCCGGTTGCTGGCCACCACTTGTTTGACGGCGACGGCATGATCCATGCAGTCCATTTTTCTGATGGCTCCGCCAGCTATGCCTGCCGCTTCACCAAGACACACCGCTTTGTCCAAGAGCGGGCCCTCGGTCGCCCGATCTTCCCCAAGTCCATTGGCGAGCTCCATGGCCATTTTGGCATCGCCAAGCTCCTTCTTTTCTACGCACGAGGGGCCTGCGGCCTCCTCGACCACGGCCACGGCATTGGTGTTGCCAACGCGGGCCTCGTCTACTTCAATGGCCGCCTGCTCGCCATGTCGGAGGACGACCTGCCCTACCATGTCCGCGTCTCTGCCGCCGGAGACCTCGACACCGTCGGCCGTTACGACTTCGGCGGCCAGCTGGACTCCACGATGATTGCCCACCCAAAGCTCGACCCCGTCTCAGGCGAGCTCTTTGCCCTCAGCTATGACGTCGTCCGAAAGCCCTACCTCAAGTTCTTCCGCTTCTCGCcggacgggaggaagtcgccaGACGTTGAGATCCCCCTCGCGGAGCCGACGATGATGCATGACTTCGCGATCACCAAGCGGTTCGTGGTGATACCAGACCAGCAAGTGGTGTTCAAGCTGAATGAGATGGTCCGCGGTAGATCTCCAGTGATCTACGACAAGGTCAAAACGCCGAGGTTTGGAATCATGGACAAGTACGCCAGCGACGCATCCGGAATCCGGTGGATCGACGTGCCGGACTGCTTCTGCTTCCACCTCTGGAACGCCTGGGAAGAGCCGGAGAGCGATGAGGTCGTCGTGATCGGCTCGTGCATGACGCCACCGGACTCGATCTTCAACGAGCAGGACGAGAGCCTGAAGAGTATCTTGTCC GAGATCAGGCTCAATCTGAAGACTGGCAAGTCGAAGCGGCGTCCG ATCATATACGACGGGAGGGAGCAAGTGAACTTGGAGGCGGGAATGGTGAACCGGAACAGGCTCGGGAGGAAAACCCGGTTCGCGTACCTGGCCCTGGCCGAGCCATGGCCGAAGGTGTCGGGGTTTGCGAAGGTGGACCTGGCGACGGGGCAAGTCCGCAAGTTCATGTACGGAGAGCAGAGGTACGGCGGCGAGCCCATGTTCCTGCCGAGGGAGGCGAGCTCAGGGAGTGGGGGAGAGGACGACGGGTACGTGTTGGCGTTCGTGCACGACGAGAAGGAGTGGAGGTCGGAGCTACATATCGTGAACGCCGCGACTCTGGAGCTGGAGGCGACGGTGGAGCTCCCGTCGCGAGTGCCCTACGGGTTCCACGGGACGTTCATCAGCGCCAAGGATCTGGCGAAGCAGGCTATTGATTGa